In a single window of the Candidatus Deferrimicrobiaceae bacterium genome:
- a CDS encoding radical SAM protein, which produces MGIDILFIHPGNHAKTYQALAAEFTAVAPPAWTLMLACGLRDRGIETAIHDVNVEGWDADILRDLLEKHRPRLVSILVYGHNPSASTQTMPAARRIVLDLKAAEPDLPVALGGTHPSALPQKTLAEESADFVIQGEGLHTLEDLVGHLRGKRDLGAVRGLWYRKDGIATPGAPIVQIADPDSELRSCDWGMLPPLTAYRAHNMHCFDDFQRSETPDFSDVRSPYAVIHTSLGCPYDCDYCCIHAVFGKPGIRYWSLDNVLGRIDDLVMRHHVRNIRIEDELFILSGKRVEGFCDRLIERNYDLNLWAYGRVDTIDPALLDKMARAGIRWICLGIESGNEAVRRGVRKKISGDIREVVRLIRNSGIRVLGNYMFGLPDDTIGSMQETLALARELNTEFANFYSVMAYPGSRLYEQAAAVPGVVPDAWEGFSQHGYHTAPLPTKTLSPAQVLKFRDEAFLAYHSDPAYLAMIRSAFGDAVVRHLEKMLSLPVKRRLLEES; this is translated from the coding sequence ATGGGCATCGACATCCTTTTCATCCATCCGGGGAACCACGCAAAGACGTATCAGGCGCTGGCCGCCGAATTCACCGCCGTCGCCCCTCCCGCCTGGACGCTGATGCTCGCGTGCGGCCTTCGCGACCGGGGGATCGAAACGGCGATCCACGACGTCAACGTCGAGGGATGGGATGCCGACATCCTGCGCGACCTGCTCGAAAAGCATCGCCCCCGGCTCGTCTCGATCCTCGTGTACGGCCACAACCCGTCCGCGTCGACCCAGACCATGCCGGCGGCGCGCCGGATCGTCCTCGACCTGAAGGCGGCTGAACCCGACCTCCCGGTGGCACTCGGCGGCACGCACCCGTCCGCCCTTCCCCAAAAAACCCTTGCGGAAGAAAGCGCCGACTTCGTGATCCAGGGAGAGGGGCTCCACACCCTCGAAGACCTGGTCGGGCATCTCCGGGGGAAGCGCGACCTCGGGGCCGTTCGCGGCCTCTGGTACCGGAAGGACGGCATCGCCACGCCCGGGGCGCCGATCGTTCAGATTGCCGACCCCGATTCGGAGCTCCGATCCTGCGACTGGGGGATGCTGCCGCCCCTCACCGCTTATCGCGCCCACAACATGCACTGCTTCGACGACTTCCAACGGAGCGAAACGCCCGATTTCTCCGACGTCCGCTCACCCTACGCCGTGATCCACACATCCCTCGGCTGCCCCTATGATTGCGATTACTGCTGCATCCACGCCGTCTTCGGAAAGCCGGGCATCCGCTACTGGTCGCTCGACAACGTCCTCGGCCGGATCGACGACCTGGTCATGCGCCACCACGTCCGGAACATCCGCATCGAGGACGAGCTTTTCATATTGTCCGGAAAGCGGGTCGAGGGGTTCTGCGACCGGCTCATCGAACGGAACTACGACCTCAATCTCTGGGCCTACGGCCGCGTCGACACGATCGATCCCGCGCTGCTCGACAAGATGGCGCGTGCGGGCATCCGGTGGATCTGCCTGGGCATCGAATCCGGCAACGAGGCCGTCCGCCGCGGGGTCCGGAAGAAGATCTCGGGAGACATCCGGGAAGTGGTCCGGTTGATCCGGAACAGCGGCATCCGGGTCCTTGGGAACTATATGTTCGGCCTTCCCGACGATACGATCGGGAGCATGCAGGAGACGCTGGCGCTCGCCCGGGAACTCAATACCGAGTTCGCCAACTTCTACTCGGTCATGGCCTATCCGGGATCCAGGCTTTATGAACAGGCCGCCGCGGTGCCCGGTGTCGTGCCCGACGCGTGGGAAGGGTTCTCCCAGCACGGCTACCACACCGCCCCGCTTCCGACCAAAACGCTCTCGCCCGCGCAGGTCCTGAAATTTCGGGACGAGGCGTTCCTGGCATACCATTCCGACCCGGCCTACCTGGCGATGATCCGAAGCGCCTTCGGCGACGCGGTTGTCAGGCACCTCGAAAAAATGCTATCCCTCCCCGTGAAGCGCCGACTTCTCGAAGAAAGCTGA
- a CDS encoding transketolase C-terminal domain-containing protein, with product MSDLSQRDAFWNRIYEHASRDREVVIVTADMGAPALDRIRLELPSQFVNVGIAEQNAITLSAGLALSGKKVFAYAIAPFITLRCLEQIRVNSGIMQIPIAVVGVGAGFGYADSGPTHHIIEDLAVMRSMAHVSIDSVTDNVMAAAVADLAVAGPSSRYIRLDREPLPDLHSRETDFSEGVAVLRRSPGAYIVATGCMTHVAMSVSDDLAKQGIPVGVIDLYRFPVNEPLFLEAVRDAGRLVTLEEHFLPGGLGSAVCETLADHGVTVPVKRLGLRHEDGYCYEYGGRESIRRHYGLDTPSILSAVRAFLA from the coding sequence ATGAGTGACCTCTCCCAGCGCGACGCCTTCTGGAACCGCATTTACGAGCACGCCTCCCGGGATCGGGAGGTCGTCATCGTCACCGCCGACATGGGCGCCCCCGCCCTCGACCGGATCCGGCTGGAGCTTCCCTCGCAGTTCGTGAACGTGGGCATCGCCGAGCAGAACGCCATCACCCTGTCGGCCGGCCTGGCGCTGAGCGGGAAAAAGGTGTTCGCCTACGCCATCGCCCCCTTCATCACGCTGCGGTGCCTCGAGCAGATCCGGGTCAACAGCGGCATCATGCAGATTCCCATCGCCGTCGTCGGAGTCGGCGCGGGCTTCGGATACGCGGATTCGGGGCCGACGCATCACATCATCGAGGACCTTGCCGTCATGCGCTCGATGGCTCACGTTTCGATCGACAGCGTCACCGACAACGTGATGGCCGCCGCCGTCGCCGACCTCGCCGTCGCCGGTCCGTCGTCCCGCTACATCCGTCTCGACCGCGAGCCGTTGCCCGATCTCCACTCCCGCGAGACCGATTTCTCCGAAGGGGTTGCCGTCCTCCGCCGATCGCCCGGGGCATATATCGTGGCGACCGGCTGCATGACGCATGTCGCCATGTCCGTTTCGGACGATCTCGCGAAGCAGGGAATCCCGGTCGGCGTCATCGATCTCTACCGGTTCCCGGTCAATGAGCCCCTGTTCCTGGAAGCCGTCCGGGATGCGGGCAGACTGGTCACCCTCGAGGAGCACTTCCTGCCCGGGGGGCTTGGGAGCGCCGTCTGCGAAACGCTGGCCGATCACGGGGTCACCGTGCCGGTCAAGCGGCTTGGGCTGCGCCACGAGGACGGCTACTGCTACGAATACGGCGGCCGCGAGTCGATCCGTCGCCATTACGGGCTGGACACCCCGTCGATCCTCTCCGCCGTGCGCGCCTTCCTCGCATGA
- a CDS encoding transketolase, whose product MHGTVKQLRKKAHQLRRTVLDMCTAAGTGHVTSSLSCVEILVALHHGNILRFDPQHPDWPERDRFILSKGQASPLLYATLADLGFFPPAELDVFAQSGGKFGVHLQHSVPGVEITSGSLGQGFGLAAGLALGARMNRELHMVFTLIGDGECYEGSIWETAMFAAHNNLNNLVAIMDRNYLCVTDFTENLVALEPMDKKWESFGWEVKRVDGHCFESLLDALANVRSRRSRKPLLVIADTVKGKGIERLSDIPLWHGSAPAGAIADACRKDLERVFKDE is encoded by the coding sequence ATGCACGGCACCGTCAAGCAACTCCGCAAGAAGGCGCACCAGCTGCGCCGAACCGTGCTCGACATGTGCACCGCCGCCGGGACCGGCCACGTGACCTCGTCGCTGTCGTGCGTCGAGATCCTCGTCGCCCTCCACCACGGCAACATCCTCCGGTTCGATCCGCAGCACCCGGACTGGCCCGAACGCGACCGGTTCATTTTGAGCAAGGGGCAAGCCAGTCCCCTGCTCTATGCGACGCTCGCGGACCTGGGCTTCTTCCCCCCCGCAGAGCTGGACGTCTTCGCCCAGTCGGGCGGGAAATTCGGCGTCCATCTCCAGCATTCCGTGCCCGGGGTCGAGATCACGTCGGGATCGCTGGGCCAGGGATTCGGCCTTGCGGCGGGGCTCGCCCTCGGGGCCAGGATGAACCGCGAGCTCCACATGGTCTTCACGCTGATCGGCGACGGGGAGTGCTACGAAGGCTCCATCTGGGAAACCGCGATGTTCGCCGCCCACAACAACCTCAACAACCTGGTGGCGATCATGGATCGCAACTACCTCTGCGTGACCGACTTCACCGAAAACCTCGTCGCGCTCGAGCCCATGGACAAGAAATGGGAATCGTTCGGATGGGAAGTGAAGCGGGTCGACGGGCATTGCTTCGAAAGCCTTCTTGACGCGCTCGCCAACGTTCGGTCCCGACGCTCCCGGAAACCGCTCCTCGTCATCGCGGACACCGTCAAGGGCAAGGGCATCGAGCGGCTGTCCGACATCCCCCTGTGGCACGGTTCGGCGCCTGCCGGCGCAATCGCCGACGCGTGCCGGAAGGACCTCGAAAGGGTATTCAAAGATGAGTGA
- a CDS encoding radical SAM protein, with product MKVLLVFPRFRYPSGDPPLGVAILAASASKVPGTRVNILDGTFLGRRRLEARLLEERQDLYGFSVMTSTFRDACELARSIKRRHPDARVVFGGPHPTVLPESTLAESSVDAIVTGEGEGPFREIVARGGAFEGIPGVAFKRDGRVVDNGPAPVAADLDALPFPAYDLLDMARYTALWFQMDAVSPDLRGTNVLATRGCPFRCSFCQPTLSRLFGTRLRRRSPDNIVRELRMLKERFGIGGFMFADDTLNVDSAWLKSLCGALLEARLGLSWSCNMRADLFRSEDLQRMKEAGLRKVFIGMESAQQRILDDVYHKDVTVGQVEEAVRIAHSMELKIQGYFMLGAPSETIEEIRRTVRFACALPIDDATFSIATPLPATHLYEMTRQSIELPAEDMDYYRRYAYGKQFGLGQRSLTYEKIRAYGLFYLSGARKANLARTLSSRRGIRNLFAKLKRLG from the coding sequence ATGAAGGTTCTGCTCGTCTTTCCCCGATTCCGTTACCCGTCCGGCGATCCCCCTCTTGGCGTGGCGATCCTGGCAGCGAGCGCCTCGAAGGTGCCCGGAACCCGGGTTAACATCCTCGACGGGACCTTCCTCGGGCGGCGGCGGCTCGAAGCCCGGCTGCTCGAGGAACGCCAGGACCTGTACGGGTTCAGCGTGATGACCTCGACCTTCCGGGACGCCTGCGAACTGGCCCGGTCGATCAAGCGGCGGCATCCGGACGCCCGTGTCGTCTTCGGCGGTCCCCACCCCACGGTCCTCCCGGAATCGACCTTGGCCGAATCGTCGGTCGATGCGATCGTCACCGGCGAGGGCGAGGGCCCCTTCCGGGAGATCGTCGCCCGGGGGGGCGCATTCGAGGGGATTCCCGGGGTCGCCTTCAAGCGGGACGGGCGAGTTGTCGACAACGGGCCGGCACCGGTTGCCGCAGATCTGGACGCGCTGCCATTTCCCGCTTATGACCTGCTCGACATGGCGCGCTACACCGCCCTCTGGTTCCAGATGGACGCGGTGTCGCCCGACCTCCGGGGAACGAACGTCCTGGCGACCCGGGGATGCCCTTTCCGGTGCAGTTTCTGCCAGCCGACCCTGTCGCGCCTGTTCGGAACCCGGCTGCGGAGACGCTCTCCCGACAACATCGTCCGCGAGCTGAGGATGCTCAAGGAGCGATTCGGAATCGGTGGTTTCATGTTCGCCGACGACACGCTGAACGTGGACTCCGCATGGCTCAAGTCCTTGTGCGGCGCATTGCTCGAGGCGCGCCTGGGACTTTCCTGGTCATGCAACATGCGGGCGGACCTTTTCAGGAGCGAAGACCTGCAACGGATGAAGGAGGCCGGCTTGAGGAAGGTGTTCATCGGGATGGAATCGGCCCAGCAACGGATTCTCGACGACGTTTACCACAAGGATGTGACCGTCGGCCAGGTCGAGGAAGCCGTCCGGATCGCCCATTCCATGGAGCTCAAGATCCAGGGATACTTCATGCTGGGCGCCCCGTCGGAAACGATCGAGGAGATCCGACGCACCGTCCGGTTCGCCTGCGCCCTGCCGATCGACGACGCCACCTTTTCGATCGCGACGCCGCTCCCGGCAACCCACCTCTACGAGATGACCCGGCAATCCATCGAACTGCCCGCCGAGGACATGGACTATTACCGGCGGTACGCCTACGGGAAACAGTTCGGGCTGGGGCAGCGGTCACTGACATACGAAAAAATAAGAGCTTACGGATTGTTCTATCTTTCCGGAGCGAGGAAGGCGAACCTGGCGAGGACGCTCTCGTCACGCCGGGGAATCCGGAACCTGTTCGCGAAACTCAAGCGACTGGGGTAG
- a CDS encoding nucleotidyltransferase family protein — protein sequence MNRLKPSDVSAFVLAGGQGTRLRPVTGDHPKVMARIGGRPFIEIILGQVRHAGVRHVVLCTGYRAAEIRDAVGASHDGMTVEYAEEPIPLGTGGALRFALPKARSGTILVLNGDSFCAADLPAFLDRHVQTGAPASIVLKHARDTARFGRVETSPEGRVLAFREKRAGEGSINAGIYLFHEQLLAGIPEDTFVSLENTVIPGWLDQGIPITAYLCKDIFFDIGTPASFAEADAYFSKRIPETTGTLE from the coding sequence ATGAACCGCCTGAAGCCCTCCGACGTTTCCGCCTTCGTCCTCGCGGGGGGGCAGGGTACACGTCTCCGCCCCGTGACGGGCGACCACCCGAAGGTCATGGCCCGGATCGGCGGCCGTCCCTTCATCGAGATCATCCTCGGTCAGGTCCGGCACGCCGGGGTCCGGCACGTCGTTCTGTGCACGGGCTATCGGGCCGCAGAGATCCGCGATGCGGTCGGAGCCAGCCACGACGGGATGACGGTCGAATACGCAGAGGAACCCATTCCGCTCGGCACGGGAGGAGCGCTTCGGTTCGCGCTGCCGAAGGCCAGGTCCGGGACGATTCTCGTCCTGAACGGCGATTCCTTCTGCGCCGCCGACCTGCCCGCTTTCCTTGACCGCCACGTGCAAACGGGCGCACCGGCGAGCATCGTCCTCAAGCATGCCCGCGATACCGCGCGATTCGGGCGCGTCGAGACCTCCCCGGAGGGGCGCGTCCTCGCCTTCCGCGAAAAACGGGCGGGGGAAGGAAGCATCAACGCGGGGATCTACCTGTTCCACGAACAGCTCCTGGCCGGCATCCCCGAGGACACGTTCGTGTCGCTCGAAAACACCGTGATCCCCGGCTGGCTGGATCAGGGCATTCCCATTACGGCTTACCTGTGCAAAGATATATTCTTCGATATCGGAACGCCCGCCTCCTTTGCGGAAGCAGACGCGTATTTTTCGAAGCGAATCCCTGAGACAACAGGAACCCTCGAATGA
- a CDS encoding radical SAM protein: MLKIAFVMPHWTTVFGGYSKVAGRASSFPPLNLAMLAALAEAQGHRALIVDAEIEQLTSEQTIERLKAFGPDFVGFTATTPIFSMTSDWASRVRKELEVPVGIGGFHVTLFGSEAFHDHFDVAFLGEADRSFDRFLAHFGDLDAYARIPGLMFRKEGRVISTGIAEPSPNLDVLPPPARHLLKTERYRVGSLKGTLNYTSIMASRGCPFKCVFCTNQISGTRVRRRSVAHVVEEIVSVVKRHGVRHFYFVDDVLTLNRGYMLELCAAIAREKLEITFEGSTRANLVDDALMAAMRRAGLIRLSFGLESADESIREIIRKDVPLEAYADACRIATRQGVETITSAMLGLPGDTRESIGRTIRYLRDTRELKHSTLSIAMPYPGTELHGMALRGEHGLELLSHDYSRYQRYGSAVMAVNGISPEMLLRLQKIGLLKIYLAPWRLIPVLRRMGFRSLLMPFASALVSCAQEASSRIGRRIASLRFKRAGTG; the protein is encoded by the coding sequence TTGCTGAAAATCGCCTTCGTCATGCCCCACTGGACCACCGTTTTTGGCGGGTACTCCAAGGTCGCCGGGCGGGCTTCCTCCTTCCCCCCCCTGAACCTTGCGATGCTGGCGGCTCTGGCCGAAGCCCAAGGGCACCGTGCGTTGATCGTCGACGCCGAGATCGAACAGCTCACTTCCGAACAGACCATCGAGCGCTTGAAGGCGTTCGGGCCGGACTTTGTGGGTTTTACCGCCACCACGCCGATCTTCTCCATGACCTCCGATTGGGCGTCGCGCGTCCGAAAGGAACTGGAGGTTCCCGTCGGGATCGGGGGGTTCCACGTCACGCTTTTCGGTTCGGAGGCATTTCACGACCATTTCGACGTGGCCTTCCTGGGAGAGGCCGACCGGTCGTTCGACCGGTTCCTGGCCCATTTCGGGGACCTGGACGCGTATGCCCGGATCCCCGGGCTGATGTTCCGGAAAGAGGGCCGGGTGATCTCGACCGGCATCGCGGAACCGTCGCCCAATCTCGACGTGCTCCCGCCCCCGGCGCGTCACCTGCTCAAGACGGAACGCTACCGGGTCGGTTCGCTCAAGGGTACCCTGAACTACACTTCGATCATGGCGTCGCGCGGATGCCCGTTCAAGTGCGTCTTCTGCACGAACCAGATCAGCGGAACCCGGGTCCGGCGACGCAGCGTGGCCCATGTGGTCGAAGAGATCGTGTCGGTCGTCAAGCGCCATGGCGTTCGCCATTTCTATTTCGTCGACGACGTGCTGACGCTGAACCGGGGGTACATGCTCGAACTGTGCGCAGCGATCGCCCGCGAAAAGCTCGAGATCACGTTCGAAGGGAGTACCCGGGCGAATCTGGTGGATGACGCGCTGATGGCGGCAATGAGACGGGCCGGGCTGATTCGGCTTTCGTTCGGCCTCGAATCCGCTGACGAATCGATTCGCGAGATTATCCGGAAGGATGTCCCGCTCGAGGCCTATGCCGATGCGTGCCGGATCGCGACACGCCAAGGGGTCGAGACGATCACCTCGGCCATGCTGGGTCTGCCGGGCGACACCCGTGAAAGCATTGGACGGACGATCCGTTACCTGAGGGACACCCGTGAGCTGAAACATTCGACGCTGAGCATCGCGATGCCCTATCCCGGGACCGAGTTGCACGGGATGGCGCTTCGCGGGGAGCACGGGCTGGAACTGTTGAGTCACGATTATTCCCGTTACCAGCGTTATGGTTCCGCGGTGATGGCGGTCAACGGCATCAGCCCCGAAATGTTGCTTCGCCTCCAGAAGATCGGTCTTCTGAAAATCTACCTGGCTCCGTGGCGCCTGATCCCCGTTCTCCGGCGGATGGGGTTCCGATCGCTGCTGATGCCCTTCGCGAGTGCCCTGGTTTCTTGTGCGCAGGAAGCATCGTCGCGAATTGGCCGGCGGATCGCATCGCTGCGATTCAAACGGGCAGGGACGGGGTGA
- a CDS encoding glycosyltransferase family 2 protein, producing MTVTLLILSLNEIEGLKALSPLIRREWVDQILLVDGQSTDGSAEYAREIGYEVYVQKKRGLRAAYQEAWPLIRGDYVITFSPDGNSPPEYIPQLVDKAREGYDMVIGSRYFGDATSEDDDLVTGFGNWLFTRAINLLHGGHYTDAMTIYRIYRTSLFRTLRLDEDATYEPYEKAFFTRIGVEPILSVRAAKARLKIADIACPEPKRIGGERKLQVVRWGLAYMSQVILEKFTHI from the coding sequence ATGACGGTCACCCTCCTCATCCTCTCGCTCAACGAGATCGAGGGGCTGAAGGCACTTTCTCCGCTGATCAGGCGCGAGTGGGTCGACCAGATCCTCCTCGTCGACGGACAATCGACCGACGGCAGCGCCGAGTATGCTCGGGAGATCGGGTACGAGGTCTACGTCCAGAAGAAGCGGGGGCTGCGCGCGGCTTACCAGGAAGCGTGGCCGCTCATCCGGGGCGACTATGTCATCACGTTCAGTCCCGACGGCAACTCGCCTCCCGAATACATTCCGCAGCTGGTCGACAAGGCCCGCGAGGGCTACGACATGGTCATCGGCTCCCGCTACTTCGGCGACGCCACGAGCGAGGACGACGACCTCGTCACGGGGTTCGGGAACTGGCTCTTCACCCGGGCGATCAACCTCCTCCACGGCGGCCACTACACCGACGCGATGACCATCTATCGCATCTATAGGACGAGTCTCTTCCGGACGCTCCGGCTCGACGAGGATGCCACCTACGAACCGTACGAGAAGGCGTTCTTCACGCGGATCGGGGTCGAGCCGATCCTGTCCGTCCGCGCCGCGAAGGCGCGACTGAAGATCGCCGACATCGCCTGCCCCGAGCCGAAGCGGATCGGCGGCGAACGCAAGCTCCAGGTCGTCCGGTGGGGACTGGCCTACATGTCCCAGGTCATCCTGGAAAAATTCACCCACATCTGA
- a CDS encoding NAD(P)-dependent oxidoreductase, translated as MLRVCVTGGSGYIGSVLCDRLLACGHKVIALDNLLYRQSTLLHLCNNPDFDFVRGDVRDRAALAPILGRSDVIIHLAALVGAPACDNDPFYAKSVNFEASVLLNALRSRDQLLIYPTTNSGYGTKSGDVLCTEETPLEPISLYGHTKSDAERAILQKENAITLRLATVFGTSPRMRYDLLVNHFVLAALTEKSIVIFEKDFKRNFVHIRDVADCFCHCIEHGGAMAGKPYNLGLDSANMSKGELALAIKGAIPDFNIIFSDIGTDPDKRNYIVSSRRLKDAGFEARRSLAEGIGELIKGVRMIDKGPYRNA; from the coding sequence ATGCTTCGCGTCTGCGTCACGGGTGGTTCCGGTTACATCGGTTCGGTGCTTTGCGACCGGCTTCTTGCATGCGGACACAAGGTCATCGCACTCGACAACCTGCTTTACCGGCAATCCACCCTTCTCCACCTGTGCAACAACCCCGATTTCGACTTCGTCCGGGGCGACGTCCGGGACCGGGCCGCCCTCGCGCCGATCCTCGGGAGGTCCGACGTCATCATCCACCTGGCGGCACTGGTCGGGGCGCCGGCCTGCGATAACGACCCTTTCTATGCCAAGTCGGTCAACTTCGAGGCATCCGTGCTTTTGAACGCGCTCCGAAGCCGGGACCAGCTCCTGATCTACCCGACCACCAACAGCGGGTACGGCACGAAGTCCGGCGATGTCCTTTGCACGGAAGAAACTCCGCTGGAACCCATTTCATTGTACGGCCACACGAAGTCTGACGCCGAGCGGGCGATCCTGCAGAAGGAAAACGCCATCACGCTGCGGCTGGCGACGGTGTTCGGGACATCCCCCCGGATGCGGTACGACCTGCTCGTCAACCACTTCGTGCTCGCAGCGCTGACCGAGAAGAGCATCGTCATTTTCGAAAAGGATTTCAAGCGGAACTTCGTCCATATCCGGGATGTCGCCGATTGCTTTTGCCATTGCATCGAGCACGGAGGCGCGATGGCAGGCAAGCCCTACAACCTCGGGCTCGATTCGGCGAATATGTCCAAGGGCGAGCTGGCGCTTGCGATCAAGGGAGCGATCCCGGATTTCAACATCATCTTCTCGGATATCGGCACCGACCCCGACAAGCGGAACTACATCGTATCCAGCCGGCGGCTCAAGGATGCCGGATTCGAGGCGCGCCGATCGCTCGCGGAAGGGATCGGGGAACTGATCAAGGGCGTCCGGATGATCGACAAGGGACCGTACCGGAACGCATGA
- a CDS encoding DegT/DnrJ/EryC1/StrS family aminotransferase, with product MPHSSGKGIRVPFGTITITERSKELIREALDSRRISSGKYVRMLEDRFAGLVGAREAVAVSSGTDADALALAVLHDFGAKRGDEIIVPALSFVATGNAVLQAGFRPVFVDVDRETLNIDPSLIERAVTEKTRAVMPVHLMGKPADMDAIRTIADRHGLAVIDDAAEAHGTLYKGKPAGSLGDMTAFSLYVAHIITSGEGGIVTTDREDYAEVLRSLRSHGRACACRRCMLNLEGGYCPKRFRGEGGDDIRFRFDRIGFSCKMNELEAAIGLGAFDLYDEILHKRRENLTHVLDRFDRFSPWLCTIREESWERIGPHAVPVVVQEDASFTRAELSRYLEERGIETRTLFASMPTQCPGFSELGYRLGEFPNAEYIGNHGLHFGVHQDLGTAEMDYVLETIAGFLEARQS from the coding sequence ATGCCGCATTCCTCCGGAAAAGGAATCCGCGTTCCTTTCGGCACGATCACCATCACCGAACGCTCGAAAGAGCTGATCCGGGAGGCGCTCGATTCGCGACGGATCTCCAGCGGCAAGTACGTCCGGATGCTGGAAGACCGGTTCGCCGGGCTGGTGGGGGCGCGGGAGGCGGTCGCGGTCAGCAGCGGGACCGACGCCGACGCGCTCGCGCTCGCCGTCCTGCACGACTTTGGTGCGAAACGGGGCGACGAGATCATCGTACCGGCGCTCTCGTTCGTGGCCACGGGAAACGCCGTGCTCCAGGCAGGCTTCCGGCCCGTCTTCGTGGACGTCGACCGGGAGACGCTCAACATCGATCCGTCGCTGATCGAGCGCGCCGTCACCGAAAAAACGCGCGCCGTCATGCCGGTCCACCTGATGGGAAAGCCGGCGGACATGGACGCCATCCGTACGATCGCCGACCGTCACGGCCTGGCGGTCATCGACGACGCGGCCGAAGCCCACGGGACGCTCTACAAGGGAAAGCCGGCCGGATCGCTCGGGGACATGACGGCCTTCAGCCTCTACGTCGCGCACATCATCACCTCCGGCGAGGGCGGCATCGTGACGACCGACCGCGAGGACTATGCCGAGGTTCTCAGGTCGCTGCGCTCGCACGGCCGCGCCTGCGCCTGCCGCCGCTGCATGCTGAACCTCGAGGGCGGCTACTGCCCGAAGCGGTTTCGCGGCGAGGGGGGCGACGACATCCGCTTTCGCTTCGATCGCATCGGCTTTTCCTGCAAGATGAACGAACTGGAAGCCGCGATCGGGCTGGGGGCGTTCGACCTCTACGACGAGATCCTGCATAAGCGGCGGGAGAACCTGACCCACGTGCTCGATCGGTTCGACCGGTTCTCCCCTTGGCTGTGCACCATTCGGGAGGAGTCGTGGGAGCGGATCGGGCCGCACGCGGTCCCCGTCGTGGTGCAGGAGGACGCGTCGTTCACTCGGGCCGAGCTGTCTCGATACCTCGAGGAGCGCGGCATCGAGACGCGCACCCTGTTCGCCTCGATGCCGACCCAGTGCCCCGGCTTTTCGGAGTTGGGCTACCGCCTCGGGGAATTCCCGAACGCCGAATACATCGGGAACCACGGCCTCCACTTCGGCGTCCATCAGGATCTGGGTACGGCGGAGATGGACTACGTGCTCGAGACGATCGCGGGGTTTCTCGAAGCGCGCCAGTCGTGA